From Phaseolus vulgaris cultivar G19833 unplaced genomic scaffold, P. vulgaris v2.0 scaffold_17, whole genome shotgun sequence, a single genomic window includes:
- the LOC137817129 gene encoding uncharacterized protein, which translates to MAADWGPVVISVVLFVLLSPGLLFQLPAKGKVVAFGSMQTSGLSILLHTIIFFGLITIFLLAIGVHIYSG; encoded by the coding sequence ATGGCAGCGGATTGGGGTCCTGTGGTGATATCAGTGGTGCTGTTTGTGCTGTTAAGTCCAGGGCTATTGTTTCAGCTTCCAGCCAAGGGCAAAGTGGTGGCTTTTGGGAGCATGCAAACTAGTGGCCTATCTATCTTACTCCACACCATCATCTTCTTTGGACTCATCACCATTTTTCTACTTGCCATTGGTGTGCACATTTACTCTGGATAA